TATCATCGCGGCCGGCCACGCGGCTGCCGCCATTGCAATGGGCAAATGCTCGATCGCGCTCATCACGCTTGCCGGGCGACCGCGTACCGGACAAGAGTTGCAGGGTGAGATGCCGTTCCTGTCCGATCCGCTCGTTCCGGGCGTTCCTTATGAGGCGCCGTTCGGTATCAATATCGTCAACGCTTACGCCCTGGCGGCCCGGCGGCACATGCATGAGTTCGGCACCACATCCGAGCAACTCGCCTGGGTGAAGGTGGCGGCGTCGCACCACGCGCATCACAACCCGAACGCGATGTTGCGCGATGTGGTGACGGTCGAGGACGTTCTGGCCTCGCCGATGATCGCTGATCCACTGCACAAACTCGATTGCTGCATTGTGAGCGACGGGGGCGGCGCCCTCATCCTCGCCCGGCCTGAAATCGCGAAAACGCTTGCCCGACCTTTGGTACGCGTCCGTGGGTCGGGCGAGGCGTATAAGACGTTGGATGGCGGCAGGGTCGACCTGACATACAGCGCGGGGCGGGATTCGGGGCGCGCCGCATTTGCCGAAGCGGGCATCGCTCCCAGTGATATCGACTATGCCTCCATCTACGACAGTTTCACGATCACCGTGCTTATGCAGCTCGAGGATCTCGGGTTTTGCGACAAGGGCGCGGGCGGACGGTTCGTAGCGGATGGCGGCCTGATTTCGGGAGTTGGCAAATTGCCCGTCAACACCGACGGCGGCGGGCTGTGCAACAACCATCCTGCCAATCGCGGAGGAATGACCAAGATGATCGAGGCGGTACGCCAGTTACGCGGCGAGGCTCATCCGGCCGTCCAGGTTCCTGACTGTGCGCTGGCGCTCGCCCACGGCACGGGCGGGTTTCTGGGGACAAGGCATATTGGTGGGACCCTAATATTGGAGCGTGACGCGTGACAACAGACGAGGCCGATATGTCGGGCATTGCCCAATGGCGTTCCGAAACCGGCCAACTTCAGATCGGACGATGCAACGCATGCGCGACCCATCATTACTATCCGCGGAAGGTTTGTCCGTTCTGTTTCAGCGCTGACGTCTCATTGTCGGTCGTGATGGGCCGAGGCAAGGTGTACAGCCATAGCTTCACTCCGCGAGGTCCGAATGGCCCATATATGCTCGCCTATGTGACCCTCGACGAAGGGGTGACGATGCTCACCCATCTTGTCGATGTCGCGGTCGAGGATGTTACGATCGACATGCCGGTGGCTGTGGAATTCAGGCTGGTAGGCGATGGCCACGTTCCGGTCTTCAAGCCAGCATGAGCGCGGCCGAGGCCGAGATCCACTATAGCGTGGATGGCGATGTCGCGCATGTGCAACTGGCCGCGCCTCATCGCCTGAACGCGCTCTCGCCCGCGATGTCGGACGCGCTGATCGTCGCGCTTGGCCGTGCGCAAAGTGAATCGCGGGCGATATTGCTCAGCGGCGCCGGGCGCAGCTTCTGCTCAGGCGTTGATCTGGGTTCGGCGGATGCAGTCCCTCGCCCGGATCTTGACGGCGGCCTTATTCTGGAGCGTCATTTTAATCCGCTGATCACGGCCGTTCGCGACCTGCAAGTGCCGATCATCTGCGCGGTGCAAGGCGCGGCGGCGGGGGTTGGCATGGCCCTGGCATTATCCTGCGATATCGTCGTAGCGGGTAGCAATGCCTTCTTCCTCGCGCCGTTTGCCAGCATCGGCTTACTACCTGATAGCGGGCTTCCTTCGCTATTGACCCGCGCTGTCGGCCGTGCGCGCGCGCTTGAAGTGCTGATGCTAGCACAAAAGCTTAACGCCCAGCGTGCGCATGATTGGGGACTGATAGCGCGCGTGATGGCGGACGATACCTTATTGGACGAGGCACGGGCGCTGGCGACCACATTGGCAAAAGGCCCCACCGTCGCGCTGGCCGGCATTCGGGCCCTATGCTGGCACGCCGCCGAGCAATCGCTTGCCGCTGAACTTGACCTCGAGCGAGACATGCAACGCAAGATCCCCGCGACAGCGGATTGTCAGGAAGGCAACAGGGCTTTCCGCGAAAAGCGCGCGCCGCGCTTCCTGGGCCGCTAAGGCTCAGCCTGCTCCCGGATCGACGGTGTCGATTTATTTGTCGTTCCCGGCAATTTCCGCGCCCAAAAAAGCCATCTGCGTCTGCCATCGCCTACCACCCTTGCACGTCACCGATGATCACATGCTCCTGTCCGAAGCTTGCCGTGCACCGGGCGAGATCGCAGAATTGCGCTTCGTCTTCGCGCAACTGCGCAGAGGCGTAAATGCCAGCCTCACTGTGCGCCACCTCCAGACGATCCCGCTCGCTGTCCCACCACAATTCGGCAACGCCGTCAGTCAGTTGGTCGAGACCGCGGGAACGGGCAAACAGGCTCGCTACTTCACCCGCCTCCCCATGGAGCTGGACATAACGACGAATTCTCAGGTCCTGCGCCAGGCGTCGTACGAGCGGCGCATGCTGACCTATCCAGTAGCTCAGGAACTGCTCGTGTGTGAGATCGGGATGCCGGACGACTGCCAATGACATTTTGAACATCACTTCTCTCCCGATGCGTCTATCGCGCTGGGCCTTCAATCATGTTGCAGTGCCATCGACTTGCTGGCGCGCAGGCAAGCAAAAAACGATATTGTCGACAACAATCCCGCGATGGCGGCATTGAGTGACAGGCCGAAGGTCAATGCCTGCGGGCCACTCCACAGGCTGGAAAGGGCCACCACTGTCAGTGGTCCGACCGCGTAGCCTAGCAAGGCAGTTGCAAGAATATAGATGGATGTCAGCCGGCCGCGGATCGCGCGAGGTCCGAAAAATTGTAACGCCAGCGGCGCAAGAATGGCGACCGATGCAAGCCCGATCATCGCAACGAAGAAAGTCGCAATCACGAGAACCAGACTCTGCTGGCCTAGTCCGATCGGCAAAACAAGCGCGGCGAGCGTTCCACTGGCAATGAGTTCGATCAACGTACCGTCGGTACGCCCCCGCCGCGCCAAGTGCTGGGCGAGCCAAGGCCAGAAAACCGTCGAGACGACGCCGGCAAGCAATCCCACCGTCCCCAATCTGTAGCCGGCAGCGGCGACCGTTCCGCCGAACGTTCGGTAGATCATGGTCGGCATCCAGCTGATGGTGCCCATCGACACCATCGTAATCAGCGCCAGACCCAAATAGAATGGGACATAAAATCTGGCGTTATCGCCAATGTACCGCAGCATTTGTGCGAAGCTGACGGCATCACTGCGGCTTTCCGCCGCGCGGCCGCGGCGAGGATCGCGAGTAGTCAGCAGGATCACAGCTGCAAGAATCAGCCCCGGCATCCCCAGCAGGATGAACGTCAACTGCCAGGCGGCAAGGCCGGTTGGTGCCTCCAGCGATCCCGAGAAGCCGAGCACCGCACCCCCGAGCACAAAGGCTCCTGTGCTCATGATGCTGCCCATCGAGCCGTAAACCGCAGTGGGTAGGGCGCATCGTTCACGAGGAAAGAGGTCGCCGATCAGCGACACTGCCGCAGGCGTCAGGACAGCCTCCCCCAGCGCAACGCCGGCGCGAAGGATGAGCAACATCCAGAAGCTTGTGGCGAAAGCAGACGCGATTGTCATAGCGCTCCACAAGGCGACCCCAGCCGCCACGACGACGATGCGATCGCCCCGGTCGATACGGTCGGCGATTGGAATGCCGCTGAGCGCGTAAACTACGGCGAAGCCGGCGCCGAGAAGAAGAGCCAGTTGCCCGTCGCTGAGCGAGAGCGCGCTCGCCACCGGTTGCGCCATCAAGGCCAGCAAAAGCCGATCCGTGAAGGAGAGTGCATAGAGGATTGTCAGGAGGATGACGATATACCAACCCTGCCGCCCTGACCTTTGTTCAACGCGATCATCCAGATCGCCACCGACCATTGACGCGTCGTGTCGAGGGAGCATTGCGCTATCGTCTCCTGCTCTGGGCGGTGTCATTGTTGCGGATCGTAAATGCCGGCATTCAGCAGTTGATTTGATTGCAGATCGGCGCCGCTCAATCGATTGAAGAACCCCACCGAAATCCCGCCATCGACGGGGATGACCGCGCCGTTGACGTAAGATGCGTCGTCGTCGAGCAGCATAAGGACGACATTCGCGATATCGTCGGCCTGCCCGATCCGTGCGGCCGGTGTGCGATCCACGACGACATCGAGGAAGTAGTCAGGCAGCCCCCGGCGGACGAGGGGAGTATCGACGATCGTCGGTGCGATGCAGTTGACCCGCAACCCATGCCGCGCCCATTCCAGCGCCAGGTTCTTCACCAGGCCATGAACGGCGAATTTCGAGACGGAGTAGGCAATGCGCCCGGCGTGGGCACCGATCCCGTCAAGCGACCCAATACAAACGATGCTCCCCCGTCCCGCAGCGATCATGCCTCGCCCGAACTGCTGGCAGGCAATGAACGTACCCAGCACGTTGACGTCCATGACGCGGTGCCAGTCGGTTAGGGAATGATCTTCCGCCCGACCGCTTGCCGAGGTTCCCGCGCAGGTGACTAGGCCATGTACCTCGCCGAGATGGTCGATAATGCGCGCCGCGGCATCAGTCATTGCCTTTTCGTCGGCGACATTGGCCGCCAATCCGAAAATATTTGCTCCGAGTGCTCCCACCTCGTCGACGCAAAGCGCGATATCCTCGTCGCGCAGATCGATCATCGCTATCCTGGCCCCCCGGCGTGCAAGACCCAAAACTGTGGCCTTGCCGATTCCAGATGCGCCTCCCGTAACGACGACGGCTTTCCCGTCGAGATCGCGTATACTCATCCAACGTCCTCTCTTACTTCTGCTTCGCCGCGCGCCTTTCCGGCGGCGCACTCGGGCACGTCGCAATGCTCCTAGCAGTGGTTACGCCTTGTTGGCAGCCGACGCTGTCCCCTCCTCCGGGACAGACGAGGCGTTGCGAACGGTGCAGATCGGCAGCGAGGAGAAAAATTTATGGAGAACGGCGCACATTACGATGTGATCGTCCTGGGTTCGGGCGCCGGGGGACTTACAGCTGCGATTACCGCCTCTGCCCACGGGCGGTCGGTTCTGCTGGTCGAAAAGGCCGACGTGATCGGCGGCACGCTGGCCTGGTCCGGCGGGGGCGTGTGGGTACCTGGCAACCATCACATGGCCGATGTGGGCGAAAGCGACAGCCCGGAAAAGGCGCGCCTTTACCTCAGAGGGCACCTCGGAAATTATTACGATGAGGAGGCAGTCGACGCATTTTTGAGCAACGCCGCCGAAGCTTTCCATTTCCTCGAGGGTGTCGGGAAGTGGATTCGCTTCAAAAGCTATCCCGGATCGGATTATCATCCCCTCCTTCCCGGAGCGGCGGAAATGGCTCGCTCCATGTTGCCCGTGCCATTCGACGGACGCGTGCTCGGTGCATGGCTGGCAAAATTGCGTAGGCCAAAACGGGAGATGACGATCTTTGGAGGACTCCAGATCGAGGCTGCCGAGATCCCGCTGTTCCAGGATGTCTTCCGCTCACCCTCGGCATTTGCGCATGTTGTGCGCCGGCTTGCGCAATATGGCCTCGACCTCATCCGGCATGGCCGCAGTGTCCGCCTGATACGCGGCACGGCGCTGGCTGCGGCGCTTTTGAGGACGGCCCTAGACCTGCGCGTTACGATCATGCACGGCACGCAGGTAAGTCGTTTGCTGCAGGACGAGACTGGCCGTGTCACAGGCATAAGGATGCTGGCAAGGCCCGGCGAAGATGGTGAGATCGTTGCCCGCTGCGGCGTTGTCCTCGCGACGGGCGGCTTCTCGGCTAACAAGATGCTCCGGCAGCGCTACCTGCCCGATCCCGCAAACCACCTGACGCTATTGCCGAGCGCCAATGGCGGCGATGGTATTAGTCTTGCGCTTGCAGCTGGCGCGGTCATGGGTGCCGGAGCGGCCGCTCCAGCGATTTATGCGCCTGCTTCTCGTCGGCACCTGTCTGACGGTTCGGAAAGCGTCTATCCTCATTTCATGTTCGATCGGTGCAAGCCGGGATCGATGATCGTTGGGCCGGATGGACAGCGCTTCGTGAACGAAGCGGAGAGCTATCATACATTGGTCCAGCGGATGCACGCACTTAAGATCAGTCCGGCCTGGCTGATCGCCGGTCACGTATTTCTACGCCGCTACGGCATGGGATTGGCTCGACCGGCACCAAATCCCTATCGCCATCTTATCCGTGAGGGCTATCTCATCCGCGGCCGTAGCCTACACGAGCTCGCAACTAAAATCGGGGTAGATCCAGCTGGCCTGAGAGAAAGTGCCGAACGAATGACGCGTTATGCGCAGGCGGGGAATGACCCCGATTTCGGAAGAGGTGGGGACATCTATACCCGCAACCTTGGCGATCCCGCTCACGGTCCTAATTCGTCTTTGGGGGCGGTCGATGTCGGACCATTCTATGCGGTCGCCCTTTATCCAACCGATGTGGGCACCAGCTTGGGGCTGGCCGTCCGGGGCGACGGCGCAGTCCTTGCCGCTGATGGCACCACAATCCCTGGGTTGTTTGCCGCCGGTCTTGACGCAAACGCCGCTCTGCGAGGCTTTTATCCGGGCGCTGGCACCCAGATCGGACAGGCGATGGCGATGGGTTATGCAAGCGGCAAGTCGCTGGCAGACGAATAGGGTCGATCAGGGCGCCACGAGCAACGCAGCGCCCCGGCGATAGAGAGATCGTATCTGCAATACCCGACGAGTCTTCACGGTTGAACAATCTGCGGGGCTAAGCGGATGCTTGAGCGATGGATCGTTCAAGCTGTCGGCAAGAACGCTCCCCGCGGGTCCGCCATTCACGTCAACCGGCGAGGGATGTCACGCGCCTCGAGCGCCATCGATCTGGTAGACAGCACCGCTCACAAAACTCGCCTCGTCCCCGAGGAGCCAGGTGATGAGGTTTGCTGCTTCTTCCGGTGTTCCGGCGCGCTGCATCGGCATTGTCTTGAGCTTGTCAGCATAGCTTGGTCCGCCCGGGACGTGCAGCGCCTTGTTGCTCGAGCGCAGGAGCTCGGTGTCGATCGCACCGGGCGCCACCGAGTTGACCCGAATGCGGGGAGCAAGTTCTACCGAAAGTGTCTTTGTGAGGCCAATGACTGCTGCCTTGGAAGCGCCGTACAGACCCATGCCCGGCGCCGCTCGGATACCGAAAAGGGACGACATATTGACGATGGATCCTCCCTGTAGCTGCATATGCGGGACTGCCGCTTTGATCGCCACGAATGTTGCACGAAAATTGACCGCGAACACCTGCTCCAGATCAGCCAGGCTCGATTGCAGCGCGGGGCCCGACAATCCGGTGATCCCTGCATTGTTGTGCAGCATGTCTAGCCGGCCCCACCGGGCGGCGGCAGCCTCCACCATAGACGTGACGGCCACGACGTCCGCAACATCGACCTGCAGCGGCATCACTCGATCCGCGGGCAGGTCGGCCACGACATTGAGCAAAGCTGCCTCGTCAATGTCCGCCAGGCACACGCGCGCGCCCTCGGCGACGAGCCGCCGCACGACCGCTTCGCCCATGCCACGCCCAGCGCCGGTTACGATCGCAACCTTGTCGCTGAAATTGCCTCCAGTCATGCGGGATGAATTCCTTGAGTTACTGTCAGGGTTGTCGGCCATGTCACGCTTTTGGGTCGCGGTTGGCCATAGCGTTCAACCGCAACCGCGACATGGGCGAGAGACATGAGCAAGCCGTACAGGTTTTGATGCGCGGGCGGCAGGGCCGTGATCTCAAACCGTTCCAGCTCAGCCAACGCGGCATCGGCGCGGGGAGTGATTGCATCGTAGAAGGATCGGATACCGTCCATGTCGCTCTCAAACCGTGCGACGAAGCGCGCTTGGCAGTCGGGCTGGTTCCAGTAGCCTAGAAAAGGCGCGAGATCCTCAAAGCCAGGGGGCAGCACGTCGCTCATAGGCTCGCGCCACCAGACAGTCCCAGCGCATCCCGCGCCGACGACGCCTCAACCCAGCGCATAATGTGGGCGACGGAATGCTGGATCACCACTTCGCTTTGCGAGAGCTGCATGACGTCGGTCGCCCCGGAATTGATCCCCTTCTGGGTCCGTTCGACATTGCTAAGATCTTCCAGGATGATGTCGAGCGCATGCGCGATGCGATGCTCCATCGCAAAACGCTCGCGAATTCCAAGCGGCCTGCCAGTGTAAAAGCGCGCCTCGTGTCGCGTCTCGTTCTGACTGATGGGCCAGAACTGATGTGTCAGGATGCCAAGGGCATTGGTGTCGATATGCGTGTTCGGGAAGATATAATTGACGTCCATCGACCAGCTCGCGCTCTTGGTCGGATTGATTGCCGGATGACTGACAAAGCGTGCGATCGCCTCCGACTTGTCGGACGAGCGATGCCGCGGATCGAACGCCAGCGCCTCGATCGCCTGATGAGCCTTGGGCGCATAATCAGGCTTTCCATACATCGAGTTCACGCCATGCGGCCCGAAAGTCTGGACCATCAGAGGGCGACCGAACGGATTGCCATTGTCCGCGAAACGAGGCTTCAGGCTGACATCGTGAATTGCCGGGATATGATACGCCTCAGCAAAGGCGTCGCCAACGACCTTCCAGTTACATTTGAGCGTGGTCTGAATAACGACAGGATCGGCGGCGTGGATATAGTCGATCCCGCTCAGATGCGCTGCCATATCGCCAAGAAACTCCTCGAGCGTGATGTCGGGCTTGTCGCTGAAGTTCAGGAATATCCATCCCTCCCATATTTGGAGGTTGATAGCCCGGAGATGGCAGCTGGACTTGTCGAGGTTCTGAAAGTTCGCCTGGTCAGGCACACCGCGTAGCGCACCGTCCGTTGCGAACGTCCAGTTGTGGTAGCGACACACGAACGCCGGCTGATTGCCCTTGTCCTCCCATACCACCTGATTGGCGCGATGCGGGCAGACGTTGTGGAAAGCCCGTATTACATCGTCCTTGCCCCGAACGATCAGCACCGAGGCCGACAGGATGTCGACGGGTTTCACGACGAAGTCGCCCGATTTCGCGATCTCTTCCACCCGCCCCATCAGAAGCCAGGCGCGGCCAAATAGATTGGTACGCTCCGCATCATAGAATTCGGCAGAGCGATAGGGCGCGAGTGGAACTTGGCCGGTGTAGAGCGCGTCGAGCGCGGCGCCTTGCAGAACTTGCGAATACACCGTCATCGCGTTCCCTCCTGAACGGCCGCCGGGCGACGCGCTTCAAGATATTCGTCGATACGGACGATCTTGTCATCACGCAGTCTGGCCACGATGCAAACGGGTCGCGGCTCGAAAGCCTCCCCTGTTTTAAGCGTCGTGTGAATAACGTGTTGCTGCACATAGCCGTCTTCGGTTCGCACGCGGCGCACGTCAGTGTAACGGACCTCGGCGGCCTTCTCGAAAAAGGCCGACAAGAACGCTAGCGTCTCCACCCTGCCCTGTTCGACGCGGTCATAGCTATGCCAGACAACCGTGTCGTCGGTGTAGAGCCGTTCAACGGCTGCGACATCGCAAGATGTGATAGCTGCGCTCAGTGCCTCTGCAATTGCGAGCGGGTCCGTCACTAAACATCTCCTCCATTCCAGCCGCGCGACGCGGCTGTCAAAATTTGTAGCCCAACTGAAGCAATATTTCCCGCCCGCGTGCCACGACACCGCGTTGCTCGCCCAAATTGCCGGGGACGCTGGCGCCACCAGTCCGGTCGGAGGCATAGGTCAGGTAATATTTGTTTGTCAGGTTACGGCCAATCAGCGCCAACCGCCAATGATCGTCGTCGGTCGCAACGGCGAGGCTGGCGTTGAAGCGCCAAAACGAATTCTGCACCGCTGCCGGACTGAATGTGTCGGATGCGTTGTAACTTCCGCTGTAGGCAGCGTCGCCGGAGATCGTGAATGTCATATTGTCCACCGGCACATTATAATCGAACCCGGCATTTCCGCTCCAGTCGGGTGACCGCGCCGGCGCCTTGCCTTCGTTGTCCTGTTGCAGCGCCAGCGAAGTCGTGGTTGCGAAAGAGCAGCCCGGGGGCGGCACGGCTGTTGCACGAACAGAACCTGCCGGGAAGGCATATGAATAGCATTGCCCCACATAGTCGTGGAATCGGTTACGAACATAGGTGACCGCGCCGCGCAACGTCAGGCTGTCGCTTGCCCGATAGTTTCCATCAAGCTCAACACCACGCTGACGCAAGCCACCGGCGTTGCCGACCACGAACGTCACCCGCTGCGGATCGAAAGCATTGACTTGGAGATCGCTGAAGTTGAAAGCGAAGCCAGTCAGGGACAGGCGTAGACGACGGTCAAGGAACTGGCCCTTGGCACCCAGTTCGAAGCCCTTGACGCGTTCCGAGTTGAAGTCGAGGTCTGAAATCCGGGTACCTGTATTGACGAGCGCCGCCTGATAGCCGCCCGATTTGAACCCGGTCTTATAGGCCAGGTACACGGTCTGGTCAGGGGATGGGTGCCAGGTCAGCGTTGCTTCGGGCGACCAGTTATTCTCGGTGATCCGGCCAGACAAGCGGCCGGGCACCGTTTCCCGGGAAAGATGATGTTGGCAACGTTGAACGCTCCAAACCCGTAGAGGCTGGTGGTCGTGTCGAGCTTGCGTTCGTTCGTATATCTTACGCCTGCCGCAAACTCGACCTCCGGCATGACCTCCCACAAGACCTGACCAAAGCCTGAGAGGGTGCGCCCTTCCTGCTGCGTCAGTATATCGGCAGAATCGAACCGTTTGGCGATCGGATTATAGTTGGCGTCGTTCAACTTCACGTCGGCGTGATAATCGCGATCCGTCTTCTGATAATAGACGCCGCCGGCAAGGTTAAGTGCGCCGTCTAGATCGGTGGTGAAGCGAATTTCCTGGCTGAACTCCTTGATGGAGTCGGTTTCACCCGAATAAAGTTGAGAGTAGACTGTATGGTCAAGTCCGTACTGTGAGGCGACTTTCGCATAATTATATCCGGTCTGCGACGTGATTGTAACCTTGTCCAGATCTGCGACGATACGCCCCGATACGGACGTGAAATCGAGCTTGCCAAACGACCGCCCGGTACCATCCGTAAGGGGCACTCCAGCGCCTACCGTCGGGGAGACGTCGCCATTGCTCGTGTGATTGTCGGCTTTGCATTCGCCATATGGGTCCACGACACCATACATTCGGGGTTTATCGCCAACGCACGGCCCAATGTTCTGCGATGCCGTCCCCGGCCCCTGATCGCGATAGCGCGAATGGAACACCTTGAGGGTCGCGGTGAGTGTATCGGTGGGCTTATATTCAAGAGTGACGCGTCCGAGCAGTTCGTTGTTGCCATAGCGATCATGCCTTGCGCCTGGCAATGAGGCGGCACCTACAGGAGCACCGGTTGCAGGATTATAGAAAGGGTTGGCGATCGGCTGGGCATCGTTATGCATCCAGCCGTCCAGATCGCGATATCGAACTGCGACCCTGAAGCCCAGCGTGTCGCTTATCGGGCCGGATACGGTCCCATCCAGATACACCTCGTTGCCGACAAATTCATAGCCGGTTCCCAGTGAAACCTCGAAGTCCTTGGTGGGGCCGTTGCTTGTCAACGATATGACGCCAGCTGGGCTGTTCTTGCCAAAGAACAGCGCCTGCGGGCCACGCAATACGTCCACCTGTCCGATATCAAAAAAGCCGATCCCGGCAATTCGGCCGTTGCTTGTCTGGACGCCGTCAAGTGCTACCGACACCGCCTGTTCAAAGCCGGCGACATTTGCGGGCGAACTGATCCCCCGGATGCCGATCGTCCCACCGCCGGTCTGCCGCGTCGACGAAATGATGACCGAAGGCGTGAGTTCGGCGACCTTTGTAAGATCGGTAGCCACGCCGCGCTCCAATGCGGCCGGCGAGAGCGAAGAGACCGCAACGGGTACGCGCACCAGGGTTTCACCACGGGCTCGCGCCGTCACGACAATGTCTTCGGTCGAGGACACTTCAGCAGTCGGCTGGGGAGAACTGCCAGCTGTCGCGACCGGCACGGCATCTGTCTGAGCATAGGCCGCGCTCATGCCCAAAGACATGATCGACGCACCAGTTGCTAGGAGTGCTTTCAAGCTCGACATCTTTCGCATAACTATTCCCCTCCGTGATTCATCCGGCGATCCGGACTGATCTTGCGGGCACAATCTCAGATTATGGTATGCGGGGCAGTCCCCTTGCGTCGGGACAGGTGACCGGGCGAACCCGGCCACGGACCCGAATATGGTAGGGTTGGAAAAATGCGCATATCAACTTGGCGCGCTTGCCCGCATCAACCCGCGTCTTGTGGCAGCCTTTTTGAAGGGCTGGAACCGGATCGTCGCACGTCAGAGGCTGGCACTCTGCGGGCAAGCCGGATTTCCGGGGGACTGAACGCGAATGTCAGCCTACGGCGATCTTAAGTTTTCCAATTCCGCAATTGCACTCGATCCTGACGCCAGTGCTTACGCGCCCAAAAGCTGCCAGCCACGCCGGGGCGTCGAGCACTGCCGGTCCCCTGGAACCAGGGATCGCAAACGCAGGGCAGATAACTCACCAACCGAAGTCAGCGAGACAGGGAGGACGCGAACTCGCCTCTGTCTGGATAACCTTAGGAACGGTTGCGTGGCAGCGACAGGGCGCGCCGCCGCCAGGCAACCCTGTCTTGCCGCGTATCAGTCGATCAGGCGTGCGTCCGCAGCAATGGGCGGCGAAATGATCGCCATTCCCGTCTCCCAGCGATCGATTTGGTCAGCAAGTGCCAGGGTAGCGCCGATCTCGTCCAGACCTAGCAGGAGTGTTTCCTTGCGCCCGGGGCTGATGGCAAATTCGATCGGCGCACTATTCTCAGGAAGCAATTGCTGCGCAGGCAAGTCCACGCTCATCGTGGCCGTCCTGGGGTCGCTCGCTAGCGCAAGGAGCATATCCACCTGCGTTCTATCCAGAATGATCGGCAAAATACCGTTCTTGAAACAATTATTGTAAAAAATGTCCGCGAAGCTTGGGGCGATGATGCAGCGGATCCCAAAATCCGCCAGCGCCCATGGCGCATGTTCACGGCTGGATCCGCAGCCGAAATTGTCCAGCGTGATCAGAAGGCTGGCGTTCCGCCATGGCGATCCATTGAGTACGAAGTCGGGCCGCTCTGCGCCATCGACGTCGAAGCGCATGGCGTGGAAGAGGTGGCGTCCCAAGCCCTCGCGGCTGATGGTCTTGAGAAAGCTGCCTGGAAGGATTTTGTCGGTGTCGACATTCGCCAGCGGCAGGGCGGCAGCTATACCCCGAAGAGTGGTGAACTTACGCATCGGCGAGCCTCCGGACATCCGT
This window of the Sphingobium sp. CR2-8 genome carries:
- a CDS encoding nuclear transport factor 2 family protein, which codes for MTDPLAIAEALSAAITSCDVAAVERLYTDDTVVWHSYDRVEQGRVETLAFLSAFFEKAAEVRYTDVRRVRTEDGYVQQHVIHTTLKTGEAFEPRPVCIVARLRDDKIVRIDEYLEARRPAAVQEGTR
- a CDS encoding TonB-dependent receptor domain-containing protein gives rise to the protein MSGRITENNWSPEATLTWHPSPDQTVYLAYKTGFKSGGYQAALVNTGTRISDLDFNSERVKGFELGAKGQFLDRRLRLSLTGFAFNFSDLQVNAFDPQRVTFVVGNAGGLRQRGVELDGNYRASDSLTLRGAVTYVRNRFHDYVGQCYSYAFPAGSVRATAVPPPGCSFATTTSLALQQDNEGKAPARSPDWSGNAGFDYNVPVDNMTFTISGDAAYSGSYNASDTFSPAAVQNSFWRFNASLAVATDDDHWRLALIGRNLTNKYYLTYASDRTGGASVPGNLGEQRGVVARGREILLQLGYKF
- a CDS encoding aromatic ring-hydroxylating oxygenase subunit alpha, producing the protein MTVYSQVLQGAALDALYTGQVPLAPYRSAEFYDAERTNLFGRAWLLMGRVEEIAKSGDFVVKPVDILSASVLIVRGKDDVIRAFHNVCPHRANQVVWEDKGNQPAFVCRYHNWTFATDGALRGVPDQANFQNLDKSSCHLRAINLQIWEGWIFLNFSDKPDITLEEFLGDMAAHLSGIDYIHAADPVVIQTTLKCNWKVVGDAFAEAYHIPAIHDVSLKPRFADNGNPFGRPLMVQTFGPHGVNSMYGKPDYAPKAHQAIEALAFDPRHRSSDKSEAIARFVSHPAINPTKSASWSMDVNYIFPNTHIDTNALGILTHQFWPISQNETRHEARFYTGRPLGIRERFAMEHRIAHALDIILEDLSNVERTQKGINSGATDVMQLSQSEVVIQHSVAHIMRWVEASSARDALGLSGGASL
- a CDS encoding TonB-dependent receptor encodes the protein MKALLATGASIMSLGMSAAYAQTDAVPVATAGSSPQPTAEVSSTEDIVVTARARGETLVRVPVAVSSLSPAALERGVATDLTKVAELTPSVIISSTRQTGGGTIGIRGISSPANVAGFEQAVSVALDGVQTSNGRIAGIGFFDIGQVDVLRGPQALFFGKNSPAGVISLTSNGPTKDFEVSLGTGYEFVGNEVYLDGTVSGPISDTLGFRVAVRYRDLDGWMHNDAQPIANPFYNPATGAPVGAASLPGARHDRYGNNELLGRVTLEYKPTDTLTATLKVFHSRYRDQGPGTASQNIGPCVGDKPRMYGVVDPYGECKADNHTSNGDVSPTVGAGVPLTDGTGRSFGKLDFTSVSGRIVADLDKVTITSQTGYNYAKVASQYGLDHTVYSQLYSGETDSIKEFSQEIRFTTDLDGALNLAGGVYYQKTDRDYHADVKLNDANYNPIAKRFDSADILTQQEGRTLSGFGQVLWEVMPEVEFAAGVRYTNERKLDTTTSLYGFGAFNVANIIFPGKRCPAACLAGSPRITGRPKQR
- a CDS encoding SDR family NAD(P)-dependent oxidoreductase, whose protein sequence is MTGGNFSDKVAIVTGAGRGMGEAVVRRLVAEGARVCLADIDEAALLNVVADLPADRVMPLQVDVADVVAVTSMVEAAAARWGRLDMLHNNAGITGLSGPALQSSLADLEQVFAVNFRATFVAIKAAVPHMQLQGGSIVNMSSLFGIRAAPGMGLYGASKAAVIGLTKTLSVELAPRIRVNSVAPGAIDTELLRSSNKALHVPGGPSYADKLKTMPMQRAGTPEEAANLITWLLGDEASFVSGAVYQIDGARGA
- the leuD gene encoding 3-isopropylmalate dehydratase small subunit, with translation MRKFTTLRGIAAALPLANVDTDKILPGSFLKTISREGLGRHLFHAMRFDVDGAERPDFVLNGSPWRNASLLITLDNFGCGSSREHAPWALADFGIRCIIAPSFADIFYNNCFKNGILPIILDRTQVDMLLALASDPRTATMSVDLPAQQLLPENSAPIEFAISPGRKETLLLGLDEIGATLALADQIDRWETGMAIISPPIAADARLID